The following are encoded in a window of Apis mellifera strain DH4 linkage group LG10, Amel_HAv3.1, whole genome shotgun sequence genomic DNA:
- the LOC552169 gene encoding DNA repair and recombination protein RAD54B isoform X2 encodes MRKHKKWDDDGTLEVIGKHAILKDIKGNIIHKAIVNPEVLTEGFRMYIDNKEIEIIDRVLPKYMLNRSIPEKILEPPAKKLKTSISKPYLPLECLYKEIKLKCSPFIMPSVNISRDCKKNMLQNEQEVSVDTCLVNVLRPHQRHGIVFLYECIMGLKVPNYFGAILADEMGLGKTLQCITIIWTLLKKGPYGYPILKYVLIVTPSSLCNNWNKEFKHWLGFHRISPYVVNAKNKPNNFKKQIRNSIMIISYEMLIKYQQEIEQIAFDLIICDEGHRLKNNDIKTTKVLSNLNCKRRILLTGTPVQNDLQEFFALIDFVNPVILGSSSEFKNYYEKPIVASQCPNASCHVISLGTERANELHEKTKCFILRRTQEIINKYLPSKHELVIFCRLSDEQEDLYSRITNLWFSKSVLPNNNISHLTLITALKKICNHPELFYNEKNDLYLNKVSIKNITRKGYYGKISIVQTLIKNLKKTNEKLVLISYYTQTLDLLERVCNMECLQFLRLDGNTTSSTRSKIIEQFNSTNDNNKIFLLSAKAGGVGLNLPGASRLILFDSDWNPASDSQAMARIWRDGQKNDVYILRLLTTGTIEEKIFQRQINKANLSETVIDLNYFSSIKLSTSDLKDLFTLTTNTNSLTHDLMKCSCNGYKTSEEISKESHQENNREYQFLIKDKIPNVKNLTINQLLKWEHYQQPIPNKIIQEIMLSEVSDNITFILKNSILNKTKLN; translated from the exons ATgagaaaacataaaaaatggGATGATGATGGAACATTGGAAGTAATAGGAAAACATGCAATCTTAaag gATATAAAAGGCAATATTATCCATAAAGCCATAGTTAATCCAGAAGTTTTGACAGAAGGTTTTAGAatgtatatagataataaagaaattgag ataattgatAGAGTACTGCCCAAATATATGCTCAATAGATCCATTccggaaaaaattttagaaccACCTGCAAAGAAGTTAAAAACATCAATTTCTAAACCATATCTTCCTTtagaatgtttatataaag aaataaaattgaaatgcaGCCCATTTATAATGCCATCTGTAAATATTTCACgggattgtaaaaaaaatatgttacaaAATGAACAAGAAGTATCTGTAGATACTTGTTTAGTAAATGTACTTAGACCACATCAACGTCATGGTATTGTATTTCTATATGAATGTATTATGGGCTTAAAGGTACCTAATTATTTTGGAGCAATTTTGGCTGATGAAATGGGACTTGGAAAAACATTACAAtgcattacaattatttggacattattaaaaaagggaCCATATGGATAtccaatattgaaatatgtattaatagtAACTCCTAGTAGTTTGTGTAACAATtggaataaagaatttaaacatTGGTTGGGTTTTCATAGAATATCTCCGTATGTTGTAAATGCTAAAAACAAaccaaataatttcaagaaacaaataaggaattcaattatgattattagtTATGAAAtgcttattaaatatcaacaagaaattgaacaaatagcttttgatttaattatatgtgaTGAAGgtcatagattaaaaaataatgatataaagacAACAAAG GTTTTGAGCAATTTGAATTGTAAAAGAAGAATACTTTTAACTGGAACTCCTGTGCAAAATGATTTGCAAGaattttttgcattaattgattttgtaaATCCTGTTATATTGGGCAGTAGttctgaatttaaaaattattatgaaaaaccTATAGTTGCATCACAATGTCCTAATGCATCATGTCATGTTATATCTCTTGGAACTGAAAGAGCTAATGAATTACATGAAAAAactaaatgttttatattaagacGTAcccaagaaataattaataagtatttaCCTTCTAAGCATGAATTAGTTATATTTTGTCGTTTATCAGATGAACAAGAAGATTTGTATTCAAGAATCACAAACTTATGGTTTAGTAAAAGTGTATTaccaaataacaatatatctcatttaactttaataaCAGCTCTTAAAAAGATTTGTAATCAtccagaattattttataatgaaaaaaatgatctatatttgaataaagtttctataaaaaatattacaagaaaGGGATATTATGGAAAGATTTCAATTGtacaaacattaataaaaaatttaaaaaaaactaatgaaaaattagtattaatttcatattatacgcAAACACTTGATTTACTAGAAAGAGTTTGTAATATGGAATGTTTACAATTTCTTAGATTAGATGGTAATACAACAAGTAGTACAAgatctaaaattatagaacaattcaattcaacaaatgataataata aaatatttttattaagtgcAAAGGCTGGTGGAGTTGGATTAAATTTACCTGGAGCATCTCgacttatattatttgattcagATTGGAATCCAGCATCTGATTCACAAGCTATGGCAAGAATTTGGAGAGATGGTCAAAAAAatgatgtttatatattacg attactGACAACAGGTACTattgaagaaaagatttttcaaagacAAATTAACAAAGCAAATTTAAGTGAAACtgtaatagatttaaattatttctcttctattaaattatctacTAGTGATTTAAAG gatTTGTTTACATTAACAACAAATACAAATAGTTTAACACATGATTTAATGAAGTGTTCTTGTAATGGATATAAAACATCGgaagaaatatcaaaagaatcacatcaagaaaataatagagaatatcaatttcttataaaagataaaataccaaatgtcaaaaatttaacaataaatcagCTTTTGAAATGGGAACATTATCAACAACCAATCccaaacaaaataattcaa gaaattatgCTGTCAGAAGTGTCtgataatataacttttatattaaaaaattctatattaaataagacaaaattaaattaa
- the LOC552143 gene encoding enoyl-CoA delta isomerase 3, peroxisomal has protein sequence MEYENSSNIIYCVENGLLKITLNRPEKKNAITNSMYKNLLEIFHKFIQDNTIHTVCLTGNGHFFSSGNDFVSLFTNEDISDIKSIVNNFKKFIDMLITYPKLLIAVVNGPAIGIAVTILPLFDIIYASDTAYFQTPFTRLGLIAEGCSTYTFPKIFGKSKAGDMLYLGYKMNAFEAKQYGLVSEIYKYECLNEVWIYLKKLTKLSSESILAIKHLVKKWNQNILLEVNAEECIELIKHVQSSDSIERLTNFILHKNKI, from the exons atggaatatgaaaattcatctaatattatatattgcgtTGAAAATGGTTTgttgaaaattacattaaatagaccagaaaagaaaaatgctaTTACCAATTCT atgtataaaaatttattagaaatctttcataaatttattcaagataATACTATACATACAGTATGTTTGACTGGTAATGGACATTTTTTTAGTAGTGGAAatgattttgtttctttatttacaaatgaaGATATTTCTGATATCAAAAGtatcgttaataattttaa aaaatttatagatatgttAATTACATATCCCAAACTTTTAATAGCTGTTGTAAATGGTCCTGCAATTGGAATTGCGGTGACAATACTtccattatttgatataatatatgcatCAGATACG GCATACTTTCAAACTCCATTTACAAGGTTGGGCCTTATTGCAGAAGGATGTTCTACATATACATTTCCTAAAATATTTGGGAAATCTAAG gctggtgatatgttatatttagGATATAAAATGAATGCATTTGAAGCTAAACAATATGGTTTAGttagtgaaatatataaatatgaatgtttaaatgaagtttggatatatttaaaaaaattaactaaacTTTCATCAGAG tctATATTAGCAATTAAACATTTAGTTAAAAAATGGaatcaaaacattttattGGAAGTTAATGCAGAAGAATGTATTGAACTTATAAAACATGTACAATCTTCTGATTCCATAGAaagattaacaaattttatattacataaaaacaaaatttaa
- the LOC409201 gene encoding acyl-protein thioesterase 1 has protein sequence MTTVSPVVIAATARHTATLIFFHGLGDTGHGWASSMGAVRSPHIKVICPTASTMPVTLNAGFRMPSWFDLRSLEPSGPEDEEGIRRAAEMVHSLIAEEVAAGIPTKRIVLGGFSQGGALAIYSALTFPEPLAGIIALSAWLPLHQKFPAEAIGNKNTPLLQCHGDCDPIVPYRWGQLTASVLKQFMTQTEFKTYRGMMHASCDEEMRDMKKFIEKVLKP, from the exons ATGACAACAGTGAGTCCTGTGGTAATAGCAGCTACAGCCAGACATACAGCAACA cttatatttttccatggaTTGGGTGATACAGg tcaTGGTTGGGCTAGTTCTATGGGAGCAGTAAGATCTCCTCATATTAAAGTTATTTGTCCAACTgc atctaCAATGCCAGTGACATTAAATGCAGGATTTAGAATGCCTTCTTG gTTTGATTTACGATCTTTGGAACCAAGTGGTCCTGAAGATGAAGAAGGTATTCGTAGAGCTGCAGAAATGGTACATTCTTTAATTGCAGAAGAAGTTGCAGCAGGAATACCCACAAAACGTATTGTTCTTGGAGGTTTTAGTCAGGGTGGTGCTCTTGCTATATATAGTGCTCTTACATTTCCAGAACCTTTAGCTGGTATTATAGCTTTATCAGCTTGGCTTCCTTTACATCAAAAATTTCCAGct GAAGcaataggaaataaaaatactccATTGCTTCAATGTCATGGTGATTGTGATCCAATAGTGCCATATAGATGGGGTCAATTGACTGCATCAGTTCTTAAACAATTTATGACACAAACAGAATTCAAAACATATAGAGGAATGATGCATGCATCTTGTGATGAG GAAATGCGTGATATGaagaaattcattgaaaaagttttgaaGCCGTAA
- the LOC411785 gene encoding akirin-2 — protein MACATLKRSLEFDPVHSHGRPSKRRRCVPMCVSPGTSTQANSRPQNPSPFGEVTHKLTPEKMAANIREEIRRLHRRKQLHFSPQNNSGDSSDMEGPASPSSPSACGSNSCSYNPSGKEKPLFTFRQVGLICERMLKEQETQIREEYDQILNMKLSEQYDAFVKFTYDQIQKRFESAAAPSYLS, from the exons atggcCTGCGCCACTCTAAAGAGATCTTTGGAGTTCGACCCGGTACATAGTCATGGTCGTCCTAGTAAACGAAGAAGATGTGTACCAATGTGTGTCTCCCCCGGTACATCAACTCAAGCTAATTCCAGGCCACAGAATCCTTCGCCTTTTGGCGAAGTAACCCATAAACTGACGCCTG aaaaaatggcTGCTAATATAAGAGAAGAAATTCGGAGATTGCATCGACGCAAACAATTGCATTTTAGTCCTCAAAATAATAGTGGTGATTCTTCAGATATGGAAGGTCCTGCCAGTCCTTCAAGTCCATCTGCTTGTGGTTCAAATTCATGTAGTTATAATCCTAGTGGAAAGGAAAAacctttatttacatttagacag gtGGGTTTGATTTGTGAACGAATGCTTAAAGAACAAGAGACACAGATTCGAGAAGAATATGATCAGATTTTAAACATGAAGCTCTCTGAGCAATATGAtgcttttgttaaatttaccTATGACCAGATACAAAAGAGATTTGAATCTGCAGCTGCGCCAAGTT atctATCCTAA
- the LOC552169 gene encoding DNA repair and recombination protein RAD54B isoform X1, with translation MYRNNLNKNLENTSKHQQITCTNFKKNLENINTLSENSQQTFIRDTTKILDLFKNPITNYKKNVQKENVSIKKEEDNTVTIKKDISIITDMNKVIFNVLIGKKTMRKHKKWDDDGTLEVIGKHAILKDIKGNIIHKAIVNPEVLTEGFRMYIDNKEIEIIDRVLPKYMLNRSIPEKILEPPAKKLKTSISKPYLPLECLYKEIKLKCSPFIMPSVNISRDCKKNMLQNEQEVSVDTCLVNVLRPHQRHGIVFLYECIMGLKVPNYFGAILADEMGLGKTLQCITIIWTLLKKGPYGYPILKYVLIVTPSSLCNNWNKEFKHWLGFHRISPYVVNAKNKPNNFKKQIRNSIMIISYEMLIKYQQEIEQIAFDLIICDEGHRLKNNDIKTTKVLSNLNCKRRILLTGTPVQNDLQEFFALIDFVNPVILGSSSEFKNYYEKPIVASQCPNASCHVISLGTERANELHEKTKCFILRRTQEIINKYLPSKHELVIFCRLSDEQEDLYSRITNLWFSKSVLPNNNISHLTLITALKKICNHPELFYNEKNDLYLNKVSIKNITRKGYYGKISIVQTLIKNLKKTNEKLVLISYYTQTLDLLERVCNMECLQFLRLDGNTTSSTRSKIIEQFNSTNDNNKIFLLSAKAGGVGLNLPGASRLILFDSDWNPASDSQAMARIWRDGQKNDVYILRLLTTGTIEEKIFQRQINKANLSETVIDLNYFSSIKLSTSDLKDLFTLTTNTNSLTHDLMKCSCNGYKTSEEISKESHQENNREYQFLIKDKIPNVKNLTINQLLKWEHYQQPIPNKIIQEIMLSEVSDNITFILKNSILNKTKLN, from the exons ATGtatcgtaataatttaaacaaaaatttagaaaatacttCGAAACATCAACAAATAACATGTactaatttcaaaaagaatttagaaaatattaatactttatcGGAAAATTCACAACAAACTTTTATTAGAGATACAACAAaaattcttgatttatttaaaaatcccattacaaattataaaaaaaacgtacaaaaagaaaatgtttcaatcaagaaagaagaagacaaTACAGTtacgattaaaaaagatatatccaTTATTACTGATATGAACAAagt tatttttaatgtattaataggTAAAAAGACTATgagaaaacataaaaaatggGATGATGATGGAACATTGGAAGTAATAGGAAAACATGCAATCTTAaag gATATAAAAGGCAATATTATCCATAAAGCCATAGTTAATCCAGAAGTTTTGACAGAAGGTTTTAGAatgtatatagataataaagaaattgag ataattgatAGAGTACTGCCCAAATATATGCTCAATAGATCCATTccggaaaaaattttagaaccACCTGCAAAGAAGTTAAAAACATCAATTTCTAAACCATATCTTCCTTtagaatgtttatataaag aaataaaattgaaatgcaGCCCATTTATAATGCCATCTGTAAATATTTCACgggattgtaaaaaaaatatgttacaaAATGAACAAGAAGTATCTGTAGATACTTGTTTAGTAAATGTACTTAGACCACATCAACGTCATGGTATTGTATTTCTATATGAATGTATTATGGGCTTAAAGGTACCTAATTATTTTGGAGCAATTTTGGCTGATGAAATGGGACTTGGAAAAACATTACAAtgcattacaattatttggacattattaaaaaagggaCCATATGGATAtccaatattgaaatatgtattaatagtAACTCCTAGTAGTTTGTGTAACAATtggaataaagaatttaaacatTGGTTGGGTTTTCATAGAATATCTCCGTATGTTGTAAATGCTAAAAACAAaccaaataatttcaagaaacaaataaggaattcaattatgattattagtTATGAAAtgcttattaaatatcaacaagaaattgaacaaatagcttttgatttaattatatgtgaTGAAGgtcatagattaaaaaataatgatataaagacAACAAAG GTTTTGAGCAATTTGAATTGTAAAAGAAGAATACTTTTAACTGGAACTCCTGTGCAAAATGATTTGCAAGaattttttgcattaattgattttgtaaATCCTGTTATATTGGGCAGTAGttctgaatttaaaaattattatgaaaaaccTATAGTTGCATCACAATGTCCTAATGCATCATGTCATGTTATATCTCTTGGAACTGAAAGAGCTAATGAATTACATGAAAAAactaaatgttttatattaagacGTAcccaagaaataattaataagtatttaCCTTCTAAGCATGAATTAGTTATATTTTGTCGTTTATCAGATGAACAAGAAGATTTGTATTCAAGAATCACAAACTTATGGTTTAGTAAAAGTGTATTaccaaataacaatatatctcatttaactttaataaCAGCTCTTAAAAAGATTTGTAATCAtccagaattattttataatgaaaaaaatgatctatatttgaataaagtttctataaaaaatattacaagaaaGGGATATTATGGAAAGATTTCAATTGtacaaacattaataaaaaatttaaaaaaaactaatgaaaaattagtattaatttcatattatacgcAAACACTTGATTTACTAGAAAGAGTTTGTAATATGGAATGTTTACAATTTCTTAGATTAGATGGTAATACAACAAGTAGTACAAgatctaaaattatagaacaattcaattcaacaaatgataataata aaatatttttattaagtgcAAAGGCTGGTGGAGTTGGATTAAATTTACCTGGAGCATCTCgacttatattatttgattcagATTGGAATCCAGCATCTGATTCACAAGCTATGGCAAGAATTTGGAGAGATGGTCAAAAAAatgatgtttatatattacg attactGACAACAGGTACTattgaagaaaagatttttcaaagacAAATTAACAAAGCAAATTTAAGTGAAACtgtaatagatttaaattatttctcttctattaaattatctacTAGTGATTTAAAG gatTTGTTTACATTAACAACAAATACAAATAGTTTAACACATGATTTAATGAAGTGTTCTTGTAATGGATATAAAACATCGgaagaaatatcaaaagaatcacatcaagaaaataatagagaatatcaatttcttataaaagataaaataccaaatgtcaaaaatttaacaataaatcagCTTTTGAAATGGGAACATTATCAACAACCAATCccaaacaaaataattcaa gaaattatgCTGTCAGAAGTGTCtgataatataacttttatattaaaaaattctatattaaataagacaaaattaaattaa